The Meriones unguiculatus strain TT.TT164.6M chromosome 1, Bangor_MerUng_6.1, whole genome shotgun sequence genome has a segment encoding these proteins:
- the Rras gene encoding ras-related protein R-Ras isoform X3: MREQYMRAGNGFLLVFAINDRQSFNEVGKLFTQILRVKDRDDFPIVLVGNKADLEAQRQVLRSEASSFSASHHMAYFEASAKLRLNVDEAFEQLVRTVRKYQEQELPPSPPSVPRKKDGGCPCTLL; this comes from the exons ATGAGGGAACAGTACATGCGTGCTGGCAATGGCTTCCTGCTGGTCTTTGCCATTAACGACCGGCAGAG TTTCAATGAGGTGGGCAAGCTCTTCACACAGATCCTCAGGGTCAAGGACCGTGACGATTTCCCCATTGTGCTGGTTGGGAACAAGGCAGATCTGGAGGCACAGCGCCAG GTCCTCAGATCTGAAGCTTCCTCTTTCAGCGCCTCCCACCACATGGCTTACTTCGAGGCCTCAGCCAAGTTGCGTCTGAATGTCGACGAGGCATTTGAGCAGCTGGTGCGGACTGTCCG GAAATATCAGGAGCAAGAACTCCCTCCTAGCCCACCCAGCGTTCCCAGGAAGAAGGATGGGGGGTGTCCCTGCACCCTGCTGTAG